The proteins below come from a single Eucalyptus grandis isolate ANBG69807.140 chromosome 3, ASM1654582v1, whole genome shotgun sequence genomic window:
- the LOC104439449 gene encoding uncharacterized protein LOC104439449, with protein MAVTESPSRAPGMATPEEKRIDEVLSHLIVLSEQVRSAVDEAEAFRSECSELGKRADLLSDVLRSLARFTASAPSLYERPIRRVAPEASRNLEQALALARKCKPHNILSRVLTVISAAEFKKIPALLDASLGDLKWLLSVFDTEGEGVGIALSLPPVASDEPILAWVWSFIASLHMGPLPDRIEAANELASLARDNDRNKMIIVEEGGLPPLLKLLKESSAPDARNAAMTALRYLANDQGRVQAIVNELGVETILQILPSLSGARTTIEDWQSQPPPDQIIKANDDLSKRTRNLPDGGVLEVSDRVYGELSHIQCQCTTIVYMRSIVRFQDSMYASLF; from the exons ATGGCAGTCACCGAATCGCCATCGCGAGCTCCGGGAATGGCTACGCCGGAGGAGAAGCGAATAGACGAGGTGCTGTCGCACCTGATCGTGCTGTCGGAGCAAGTCCGCTCGGCCGTGGACGAGGCCGAGGCGTTCAGGTCCGAGTGCTCCGAGCTGGGCAAGCGGGCCGACCTCCTCTCCGACGTGCTCCGCTCCCTCGCCCGCTTCACCGCCTCCGCTCCATCCCTCTACGAGCGCCCCATCCGCCGCGTCGCCCCCGAGGCCTCCAGGAACCTGGAGCAAGCCCTAGCCCTAGCTCGCAAGTGCAAGCCCCACAACATCCTCAGCCGCGTCCTCACCGTTATCAGTGCCGCCGAATTTAAGAAGATCCCGGCCCTCCTCGACGCTTCTCTCGGGGACCTGAAGTGGCTGCTCAGTGTCTTCGATACCGAAGGTGAGGGTGTTGGTATTGCGCTCTCGCTGCCCCCGGTTGCGAGTGATGAGCCGATTCTGGCTTGGGTTTGGTCCTTCATCGCCTCGCTTCACATGGGGCCCCTGCCTGATCGAATTGAGGCTGCAAATGAGTTGGCTTCGCTCGCGCGTGACAATGACAGGAACAAGATGATTATCGTGGAGGAAGGCGGCCTACCTCCGCTGCTCAAGCTCCTGAAGGAGAGTTCGGCTCCCGATGCTCGAAATGCCGCCATGACTGCGCTCCGCTACTTGGCCAATGATCAGGGGCGAGTACAGGCGATTGTGAATGAACTCGGGGTTGAGACTATTCTGCAAATCCTTCCTTCGCTGTCTGGAGCACGGACGACAATCGAAGACTGGCAGTCCCAGCCGCCGCCTGACCAGATCATCAAAGCGAATGATGATTTATCTAAAAGGACACG GAATCTGCCCGATGGAGGGGTGTTGGAAGTCTCCGACAGAGTCTATGGTGAGCTTTCACATATTCAGTGTCAATGTACTACGATAGTTTATATGCGCAGTATTGTCAGATTCCAGGATTCTATGTATGCTTCTTTATTTTAG
- the LOC120291797 gene encoding TMV resistance protein N-like: MIGTNTDDVKIVGIYDMGGIGKLTLAKVVYNMITKDFAYCCSLDDVSETANSKGILYLQNRLISALSRKAIPFANSVDDGIMMIEERFSLKKALILLDDVGEKSQLTALLGRRCHFGLGSRILITTRNAIVLHGFDVKTYQVCELDSNASLQLFSKHAFRRDHPPPEKLELSREILKIAQGLPLAIEVMGSTLSLYGKRKEIWDELLEKWKMGPIEEIQNKLMISYEALDLCEKQIFLDIACLLIGCDKTNAIYMRREIHLHPIKGFKVLQMMSLIKIEKGNKFWMYDHLRNLGREIVSQESGGNLAQTSRLWNHEEALDVLQRSEVNTGSDYSNIIKGCF; the protein is encoded by the coding sequence ATGATAGGCACCAACACAGATGATGTAAAAATCGTGGGAATCTACGATATGGGTGGCATCGGAAAACTGACTCTTGCTAAAGTAGTCTACAACATGATTACCAAGGACTTCGCTTATTGTTGTTCCCTTGACGATGTTAGTGAAACTGCAAACTCAAAAGGAATTTTATATTTGCAGAACCGTCTAATTTCAGCCCTTTCAAGGAAGGCAATTCCATTTGCTAATAGCGTGGACGATGGGATAATGATGATAGAGGAGAGATTTTCCCTTAAGAAAGctcttattcttcttgatgatgtcGGTGAAAAGAGTCAATTAACTGCACTATTGGGGAGGCGATGTCACTTTGGTCTAGGAAGCCGGATACTTATAACCACAAGAAATGCAATTGtccttcatggatttgatgtaAAGACTTATCAAGTTTGTGAATTGGATTCGAATGCATCGCTTCAGCTTTTCAGCAAGCATGCTTTTAGAAGAGATCACCCTCCACCAGAAAAATTAGAGCTGTCTAGAGAAATTTTGAAGATAGCCCAAGGTCTTCCATTGGCTATTGAGGTAATGGGTTCAACTTTATCATtgtatggaaaaagaaaagaaatctggGATGAGCTCCTAGAGAAGTGGAAAATGGGTCCTATTgaggaaattcaaaataagttGATGATAAGTTATGAAGCATTGGATCTTTGCGAGAAgcaaatatttcttgatataGCTTGTCTTTTAATTGGATGTGATAAGACTAATGCAATATACATGCGGAGAGAAATTCATTTACACCCAATAAAAGGATTTAAAGTTCTTCAAATGATGTCACTAATTAAGATTGAAAAAGGCAATAAGTTTTGGATGTATGATCATCTCAGAAATCTTGGtagagaaattgtttctcaaGAAAGTGGGGGGAATTTAGCCCAAACCAGTAGATTGTGGAACCATGAGGAGGCACTGGATGTACTACAGAGGAGTGAGGTAAATACTGGGTCTGACTACTCAAATATAATTAAGGGCTGTTTTTAG
- the LOC104437122 gene encoding disease resistance protein RPV1-like encodes MPSFEPSQDAIMMRNIVEHPKSQALNHQLFLSSEMPQVVISGENTESVKWEEIAAVTETNMDVTSVSDSASSSAINNGSVEATAAGVSNLGPDTRSGITNFLYTRLLGARIHTFKDDEELRVGEEVAPELLKAISQSKIAIPIFSKSYASSKWCLNELVQMVECSKIGRQKVMPLFYGVTPKEVRHQSGSYKEAFISHKEKFGANVRKWEAALNYVAYLKGWDDSKKDRGEGELVEEIVQEVINQLKMACLPITDCLVGVESHVQKIDTMMCVDSKDIRILGIHGMGGVGKTTLAKIIYNRLSHHFEACCFLSDIRGTSELKGIEVLQNQLISDVLKRKGSNISNVEEGIKIIQNSLRDRKVLVLLDDVDQMAHWDAR; translated from the exons ATGCCTTCTTTTGAACCGTCTCAAGATGCAATTATGATGCGAAATATTGTTGAACACCCAAAATCGCAGGCCCTCAATCATCAGCTATTTTTGTCTTCAGAAATGCCTCAAGTTGTCATCTCAG GTGAGAACACGGAATCTGTGAAGTGGGAAGAAATAGCAGCTGTGACAGAAACAAACATGGACGTAACTTCTGTCAGTGACTCAGCATCCTCATCAGCTATCAACAATGGCAGTGTAGAAGCTACTGCGGCAGGTGTCTCCAACTTG GGGCCAGATACTCGCTCGGGCATTACAAATTTCCTCTATACCAGGTTGCTAGGTGCTAGAATCCACACATttaaggatgatgaagagctccgAGTTGGAGAGGAGGTTGCTCCTGAGTTGCTAAAAGCTATCAGCCAATCAAAAATTGCAATTCCCATCTTTTCCAAGAGCTACGCCTCTAGTAAATGGTGTCTTAATGAGTTGGTCCAAATGGTGGAGTGTAGTAAAATAGGGAGACAGAAGGTTATGCCCCTTTTTTATGGCGTTACTCCAAAGGAGGTCCGTCATCAAAGTGGGTCTTATAAAGAAGCCTTTATTTCGCATAAGGAGAAATTTGGTGCCAACGTTCGTAAGTGGGAAGCTGCTCTCAACTACGTAGCCTATCTAAAAGGATGGGACGATTCGAAGAAGGATAG AGGTGAAGGAGAACTGGTAGAAGAGATTGTCCAGGAGGTTATAAATCAGTTGAAAATGGCTTGTCTGCCGATAACAGACTGCTTGGTCGGAGTTGAAAGTCATGTGCAGAAGATCGATACAATGATGTGTGTTGATTCGAAAGACATAAGAATTCTTGGAATCCATGGTATGGGGGGCGTTGGAAAGACTACTCTTGCCAAAATCATCTACAACCGGCTGTCACATCATTTTGAAGCTTGTTGCTTCCTTTCTGACATCAGGGGAACTTCAGAGCTTAAGGGCATCGAAGTTTTGCAAAATCAACTAATCTCCGATGTTCTCAAAAGAAAGGGGTCAAACATTAGCAATGTTGAGGAAGGAATCAAGATAATACAAAATAGTTTACGCGATAGAAAGGTTCTGGTACTACTTGATGATGTCGATCAAATGGCTCATTGGGATGCACGATAG